The following are encoded together in the Pseudoalteromonas piscicida genome:
- a CDS encoding transporter substrate-binding domain-containing protein gives MKLLWLALGFVIFPLKAQETTEIRISAGADPYIIELLTLSLSSQIESARLVSVRSIPSQDRAVRLLGEKGGLDVSWLVTNSQREKAASAIRIPLVKGILGYRIPLVHKHNQALLSGVRYIGDLRRVTFGLRRDWPDHQIFERNGLSVTSFSQEDSGYDMLLKKRFDVLPSDLVSIEAALSDTDLVADQHVVFYYPSAVYFFVSHDNQLLHSQIEKGLKSALQDGRFEALFLKHFSARLEKLDLKNKTVIELDNPNLPPSAPLEVPFYWYKQGK, from the coding sequence ATGAAACTGCTCTGGCTCGCTCTAGGTTTTGTGATATTTCCTCTCAAAGCACAAGAAACAACGGAAATTAGAATCAGCGCAGGTGCTGATCCGTACATTATAGAGCTGCTTACTTTGAGTTTGTCATCCCAGATAGAGTCAGCGAGGCTCGTATCAGTGAGAAGTATTCCTTCTCAAGACAGAGCGGTGCGCCTACTTGGAGAAAAAGGGGGGCTGGATGTCAGTTGGTTAGTGACTAACTCACAGCGCGAAAAGGCCGCGAGCGCAATTCGCATTCCCCTAGTGAAAGGGATTTTGGGTTATCGCATTCCTTTAGTACACAAACATAATCAAGCCTTACTGAGTGGAGTACGCTACATTGGCGACTTGCGCCGAGTTACTTTTGGTTTACGCAGAGATTGGCCAGATCATCAGATTTTTGAGCGTAACGGCCTCAGTGTGACTTCTTTCTCACAGGAAGACAGTGGTTACGACATGTTGTTGAAAAAACGTTTTGATGTGTTGCCAAGCGATTTAGTGAGTATTGAAGCTGCCCTGAGTGACACGGACTTGGTCGCAGATCAGCACGTGGTGTTTTACTACCCTTCGGCGGTATACTTTTTTGTTTCTCACGACAATCAGTTGCTCCACAGCCAAATTGAGAAAGGCCTCAAAAGCGCATTACAAGATGGCCGATTTGAGGCGTTATTCTTAAAACACTTTTCCGCTCGTCTTGAAAAGCTAGATCTTAAAAACAAAACAGTCATAGAATTAGACAATCCAAACCTGCCACCCAGTGCGCCGTTGGAGGTGCCATTTTATTGGTATAAACAAGGAAAATAA
- a CDS encoding translocation/assembly module TamB domain-containing protein, protein MQFRSLRIKIITAIISLFLLLVCLCFTLPGQQLLVWVANKTVSGLAIDSLDKRLLSGANLTLRYHDEDMDIRLRDTKVTVEWLTCASVCIALDAKTIAIVQKQKSVSEEETTESGQVELPLPIALKRAQVQQFSLETPDIAVQLQGLDTQLSGSGSHFRVPFLLLDSVKLTTKATEKPMPAKSPAPLDALAPLQLPKIDLPLTAVLGELKINTLAVDEQTLENIKLSHVELDDNVNVEQVQFNYHEWFVSAAANVTLNDWTIDLRSTLSAPQGLASLTLTGRPHDLKLTLNSEGMAFAKLQAHADLTATNWPFELQGQIDKLVIPSEPTTLKGATLGLSGDASKYHLSGSIAVNTVQFGDVTATLEGQGGLQAFTLAKAKLQLEKAQAQIAGQVNWSQGVKGKVNGDFSQLPIDRLLGLVQYDAGLTENDMLAGRFALDFVSKGEKWQVNVEHFKLDGKVAGTPLTADVKVVVDESLLGEFSHARFNYGKNNMTVSGELGQHLDLDIDFQFEQAANTLIPADLKGSGEIFIQGDHLKPSIQTDIKFDSVRYQNIALHGLTTKGTVDIANEVTGQMKLALERLIVDSEMVEDIRLAVKGNQQQHNATLDIRDKRVVASFEVNGKMQQSTWQGELSSGEVTSQGQTIALQNPAAIVISDVSQRIAKQCWQMDDTDLCFAAEQKGRQGQADVKLEKLALAKLQTWLPAELKVTGETQAVAKLAWQNGRVMRADGELNIIDAGVTTHGQTFSISEFNALLKTNNEQIHADWRMTSDTLGKFSGDTRVPLDKQSPQLAGNVKIESIELAKLSALLNRVTEQSFDLQGEMLGDINISGSLAAPEVNGKLTAQRLFMSSDSLPVEIDKGHINLDFNTTSAQLEAELTAAKGGKVALTGEAYWSPELSAEVKIKGENIYVQPDSQIELTASPDLTLAYKDKIARVLGEIVVPFGRVNIESLPEGVTSPSDDEVIVDAKVQKQMSVPIQHEIDLKLTVKDNFRVKALGLDSFVTGAIEIDKQVESPMLATGELQLREGKYRAFGQDLLIRTGQIGFNGALDKPYLNIRAIRNPATTANDVIAGVELTGNIAKPRLTVFSEPAMDQAKALSYLLNGQPLGESETSNNALLTQFLLSQGIDRSEGFFSKAGESLGLSDVNLSAKGSGDDTQVEVSGYITPNVQVSYRVGVFESINEIALRYRVFSKFYVEATSGLYNSIDFLYKFDWDDK, encoded by the coding sequence ATGCAGTTCAGAAGCTTAAGAATCAAAATCATTACTGCCATTATTAGCCTATTTTTACTTTTGGTTTGTTTATGTTTTACCTTGCCTGGGCAACAGTTGCTGGTTTGGGTAGCGAATAAAACGGTTTCAGGGTTAGCAATCGATAGCTTAGACAAGCGCTTATTATCTGGCGCGAATCTAACGCTACGCTATCACGATGAGGATATGGATATTCGCCTTAGAGACACCAAAGTCACTGTTGAGTGGTTGACCTGTGCGAGTGTTTGCATTGCGCTAGACGCAAAAACGATAGCGATTGTACAAAAGCAGAAAAGTGTCAGCGAAGAGGAAACTACGGAAAGTGGCCAAGTTGAATTACCACTGCCAATTGCATTAAAACGTGCGCAAGTTCAGCAGTTTTCGTTGGAAACGCCGGATATTGCAGTGCAATTGCAAGGCTTAGACACGCAGCTTTCAGGTTCTGGTTCACACTTTAGAGTCCCTTTTTTGCTGTTAGACAGCGTAAAGTTGACCACAAAGGCAACTGAAAAACCAATGCCTGCAAAATCGCCAGCACCACTTGATGCATTAGCGCCACTCCAATTACCTAAGATAGATTTGCCGCTAACTGCTGTGCTCGGCGAGTTAAAGATTAACACGCTTGCTGTAGATGAGCAGACGCTTGAAAATATTAAGCTCTCCCATGTTGAATTGGATGACAATGTCAACGTGGAGCAGGTTCAGTTTAACTATCATGAGTGGTTTGTATCGGCAGCGGCAAACGTCACGCTTAATGACTGGACTATTGATCTGAGGTCAACCTTGAGTGCGCCACAGGGGTTAGCCAGTTTAACGCTGACGGGTCGCCCTCACGATCTTAAGCTTACTTTGAATAGTGAGGGAATGGCGTTTGCAAAACTGCAAGCCCATGCGGATTTGACAGCGACAAACTGGCCTTTTGAGTTACAGGGTCAAATAGATAAATTAGTTATTCCTTCAGAGCCCACGACTTTAAAAGGCGCCACACTCGGCTTGAGCGGGGATGCCTCAAAATACCACTTGTCAGGCTCAATCGCTGTTAATACAGTGCAATTTGGTGATGTCACCGCGACACTTGAAGGGCAAGGTGGACTACAAGCGTTTACACTTGCTAAAGCAAAGCTTCAGCTTGAAAAAGCGCAAGCGCAAATAGCAGGACAAGTGAACTGGTCGCAAGGGGTGAAGGGCAAAGTTAACGGGGACTTTTCTCAGCTACCAATCGATAGACTGCTAGGACTAGTTCAATACGATGCAGGCCTGACAGAGAACGATATGTTGGCAGGGCGGTTCGCGCTTGATTTTGTGAGTAAGGGCGAGAAGTGGCAGGTTAATGTTGAGCACTTTAAGCTCGATGGCAAAGTGGCGGGTACACCACTTACTGCGGACGTTAAGGTCGTTGTGGATGAGAGCCTGCTAGGTGAGTTTAGCCATGCACGCTTTAATTATGGCAAAAATAACATGACGGTAAGCGGTGAGCTTGGTCAGCATTTAGACCTCGATATTGACTTTCAGTTTGAGCAGGCGGCAAATACGCTTATTCCAGCTGACTTAAAGGGCAGTGGTGAAATTTTTATTCAGGGTGACCACCTCAAGCCGAGTATTCAGACCGATATTAAGTTTGATTCTGTGCGCTACCAGAATATAGCACTACATGGCTTAACGACGAAAGGCACGGTTGATATTGCCAATGAAGTGACTGGGCAAATGAAACTGGCACTAGAGCGTTTAATTGTTGACTCTGAAATGGTTGAAGACATTCGTTTAGCTGTGAAAGGCAACCAGCAGCAACATAACGCGACATTGGATATTCGTGATAAGCGAGTGGTCGCAAGTTTTGAAGTCAATGGCAAGATGCAACAGTCAACTTGGCAGGGAGAGCTTTCGTCTGGTGAGGTAACCTCTCAAGGGCAAACGATTGCATTGCAAAATCCTGCTGCAATCGTGATCAGTGATGTCAGTCAACGCATTGCAAAACAGTGTTGGCAGATGGATGATACCGATTTGTGTTTCGCTGCCGAGCAAAAAGGCAGACAAGGACAGGCCGATGTTAAACTGGAGAAGTTGGCACTTGCTAAACTACAAACCTGGTTGCCAGCGGAGCTCAAAGTAACAGGTGAAACTCAGGCCGTGGCCAAACTTGCGTGGCAAAATGGCCGAGTAATGCGAGCCGATGGCGAGCTGAACATTATCGATGCTGGCGTTACGACTCATGGGCAAACATTTTCAATTTCAGAATTCAACGCGTTACTAAAAACTAATAACGAGCAAATCCACGCTGATTGGCGCATGACATCCGATACCTTAGGTAAGTTCAGCGGTGATACGCGAGTGCCCCTAGATAAGCAATCGCCCCAGTTAGCTGGTAACGTAAAAATAGAGTCAATTGAACTGGCTAAATTGTCAGCGTTACTTAACCGAGTAACGGAACAAAGTTTTGATCTGCAAGGGGAGATGTTAGGGGATATTAATATTTCAGGTAGCCTCGCAGCCCCAGAAGTCAACGGTAAGCTAACCGCTCAACGCCTATTTATGTCCTCTGACTCTTTGCCTGTGGAAATCGATAAAGGTCACATAAATCTTGATTTTAATACCACTTCCGCTCAGCTAGAGGCTGAGTTAACGGCAGCAAAAGGTGGCAAAGTAGCACTAACAGGCGAAGCCTATTGGTCGCCAGAGCTCTCTGCTGAAGTCAAAATAAAGGGCGAAAATATTTATGTGCAACCAGACTCGCAAATTGAACTAACCGCTAGCCCGGACTTAACGCTCGCTTATAAAGATAAGATTGCGCGTGTTCTTGGAGAAATTGTGGTGCCGTTTGGTCGAGTAAACATTGAATCTCTGCCTGAGGGGGTCACCTCGCCGAGCGACGATGAAGTCATTGTTGATGCCAAAGTGCAAAAGCAGATGTCGGTGCCGATTCAGCATGAAATAGATTTAAAACTGACCGTTAAAGATAACTTTAGGGTGAAGGCGTTAGGACTAGATAGTTTTGTTACCGGCGCAATTGAAATTGATAAGCAAGTTGAGTCGCCAATGCTGGCAACGGGAGAGTTGCAATTGAGAGAGGGAAAATATCGCGCATTTGGCCAAGATTTGTTGATCCGTACCGGACAGATTGGCTTTAATGGCGCACTAGATAAACCTTATTTGAACATTCGAGCTATTCGTAATCCAGCGACAACTGCCAATGATGTGATAGCCGGTGTTGAGCTTACAGGCAATATTGCTAAGCCGCGTTTGACTGTGTTTTCAGAGCCTGCAATGGACCAAGCCAAGGCACTATCATACCTACTTAACGGCCAGCCTCTAGGGGAGTCTGAAACTTCTAACAATGCGCTACTCACGCAGTTTTTACTCTCACAGGGAATTGACCGCAGTGAAGGCTTCTTTAGCAAAGCGGGTGAATCGCTTGGACTTTCGGATGTTAACCTATCAGCTAAAGGTAGTGGTGATGATACACAAGTTGAGGTGTCAGGCTATATCACCCCCAATGTTCAGGTCAGTTATCGTGTTGGGGTATTTGAGTCTATTAATGAAATTGCACTGCGTTATCGTGTTTTTTCGAAGTTTTATGTTGAAGCCACGAGCGGTTTGTACAACAGTATAGACTTCTTATACAAGTTTGATTGGGATGACAAATGA